The Euphorbia lathyris chromosome 2, ddEupLath1.1, whole genome shotgun sequence genome includes a window with the following:
- the LOC136220237 gene encoding vesicle-associated protein 1-3-like codes for MSVGDLLNIQPTELKLPFELRKQSSCFIRLTNKSDKYVAYKVKTTNPKKYCVRPNMGTIMPGASCNVTVTMQAQKETPPDMQCKDKFLIQSIAAPDGASSKDITTDTFVKQDGKVVEEFKLRVVYIPANPPSPVPEESEEELSPRSPVLANGNEDASPLKAAPSLDDLRDKSSETWSTISKLTEEKATALQQNQQLEQELDLIRKQVPKNRAGGLSLMIVLLVGVLSILAGYLVKRT; via the exons ATGAGCGTCGGAGATCTTCTCAACATCCAACCTACCGAACTCAAACTCCCAT TTGAATTGAGGAAGCAGAGCTCATGTTTCATACGTCTGACTAACAAGTCAGATAAATATGTGGCTTATAAG GTAAAAACGACCAATCCTAAGAAATACTGTGTACGCCCCAACATGGGCACCATAATGCCTGGAGCCTCTTGCAATGTTACAG TTACAATGCAAGCCCAAAAGGAGACACCTCCTGATATGCAATGCAAGGACAAATTCCTTATTCAGAGCATTGCTGCGCCAGATGGTGCAAGTTCAAAAGATATAACTACAGATACA TTTGTTAAGCAGGATGGTAAGGTTGTGGAGGAGTTCAAATTACGTGTTGTCTACATTCCTGCTAATCCTCCGTCACCTGTTCCAGAGGAATCTGAGGAAGAATTGTCTCCGAGGTCTCCTGTGCTTGCAAATGGTAATGAGGATGCTTCACCACTTAAAGCT GCACCAAGTTTGGATGATCTTAGAGACAAATCTTCAGAG ACATGGTCTACGATTTCGAAGTTGACCGAAGAAAAAGCTACTGCCCTGCAGCAAAACCAACAATTAGAGCAAGAACTG GATCTGATAAGGAAACAAGTACCGAAAAATCGAGCTGGTGGATTGTCGTTAATGATTGTGTTACTAGTTGGTGTATTAAGTATTCTGGCTGGCTATCTTGTGAAGAGAACATAA